The stretch of DNA GCGCACACGATCGTGGTGTCAGCCCACACCGATCGCGCGATCGAAGCCTACGCGCACGGTGTGCTGGACTTCGTGGCCAAGCCCGTTCGCCGCGCTCGACTCCAGCAGGCGCTGGAACGTTTCGACGCGGCGTCGGTGCCGGACCGGCCCGGCCCCACACGCCGCTTGTCGGTACGCAGCCGGGCCGGGTACGAGACGATCCCGCTCGATCGGCTTCGCAGGATCCAGGCTGCCGGTAAGTACTCCACGCTGCACCTACTCGACGGCCTGGAGCGAACCCACGACAAGACCCTCGAGCGGCTCGACGCGCTGTTGCCGCCGGAGTTCATGCGCGTCCACCGGTCCCATATCGTGCGGCTGGAGCTGGTCCTGCGGCTCGTGGTCCAGGGCGGCGGCCACTACCAGCTGGAACTGTCCGGAGGCGAGACCGTTCCGGTGGGGCGCACGTACTACAACCAGGTTCGCGACCGCCTGGGGCACGGCTCAGCGTGAGCGTCGGTTGATTCGCGCCCACCATTCTCCCGCCTCACAGCCGTCCGCAAAGTCCCAGTTTCCGTCGGCGTGTCTGAGTTGTGCGCGGACGTAGCGCAGGCCCGCACCTTCCCGTGAAGGCGCGGAACTCTGTTGGGCGCGGTTGCGCACCTCGATCACGAGCCCGGCCGCGTTCCGTGACACCACCACGCGGATCCGCGGATCCTCGACCGGATCGCCATGAGTGATGGCGTTCTCGACGAGCGTCAACAGCACGCCCGGTGGCAGCGGGTCGTCCGCGACGTCGCCGTCGACGCAAAGCTCGAGCGGCCGGTCGAGCAGGTGCGCCATCGTCCGCGCGTGTTTGCGGCACAGCTCCAGCTCCTCGCGGACGGTGGTACGGTTCCTTTCGCCGATGTGCAGGAACGCCTGGAGTTCTTCGGCGAGGCTGCGCAGCACCTCGATGCCGAGCTCCGGCTGCTCCTCGATGCGGGAGATCGATACGGCAAGCGAGTTCATCAGGAAATGTGGCTGAATGGTCTTGCGTAGCAGCTCGTAGCGCAGTCGTTCTGCGGTGAGCAGAGCCGCCGTCCGTTGCTCGGCCTGTCGGCGCAGCGTACGCGCCATCAGGGTCAACAGCACCGCGACCATGGCGAGAAAGCCGACGAAGAACCCGTGGTCTGCGTAGCGGAAACCCATGAGGAACGCGGGGATCAGCGTGACCGTGACTCCAGCGAGCATCCAGGCCGCGTCGCTACGCTTCTTCCAGATCCCGATGCAGCCGGCTACGAATGCGACCCCGATCGCGGTTCTGAGGATGTTCAGGCTATGCACGTCGGGGTCGGTGAACAACACCGTCATGGTCGCGTAGAGCACCACCAGCACCGTCGCCAACAGGCGAAGCCGCCCGAACCCCAGATGAGCCGTCACGAACACCGGCAACAGCGCGCCGACCGCGATGGTCAGGCTGCTGATCGCGATCAGGCGCGGGAAGTGCCATGGGTAGGGATAGGCCCAGAGGAACTTGGAGTACTCCAGTACCAGTAGTAGCGCAACGGCCAGCGCCAGGATTGCGAACAGCAACGTATCGACACGCGCGCCGGTCGCGCGATAGAGCGACGCGAATACGATGCCCGCGAGCAACAGGACGCCGGCGCAGAGCAGGAACAACGCAGTGCGACGACCCTCCCAACGTTCGGTGTGCGCGCGATCCAGCAGCTGGACGCCCACGGGACCGCGCACCCGGCCGATGTGATGCGACGAGACACGGACTGCGACCCGATGCTCGCCCGCCGCCACCCGGTCCGGGTCGACAACCAGCCAGCTCCCGTGGCGCCCCGGAACCTCCGAGCGGCGATCGGTGCCGATGACGCCGTTGCGTCCGATCAGTTCCCCGTCCCAGTACACCTCGAATGCCCCCGGGGCGAACACCCGCAGCGCGACGTCCTCCAGCGGCTCGGCATCTCGCTGAACGGCCATGCTCGTGCGGAACCACCAGTTGGGCGAGTCACGGGGCCGTACTGTCGACCAATCGTCGAGGCTCGTCGCCGTGGCCCACGCCGGGTCGTCGCCCGAGCGGTAGAGTCTCGGGGTCAGCTCGTAGTCCGGCGGGGCGGCCTGTACCGCCGGGCCGCCCGTCGCGAGCAGGACGAGGATGACGAGAGCAACGCGGTGACGCTCACTCCGCCTTGGTGCCGTTGACGCCATATCTCCCCGCTGCCTGCAACCGTTGCCCTGAGCTCGGCGTTAGCTGTTCATGACTGTCCCACGAATGGGACCTCGCTCATGACAGGAAATACTATGCGAACAAGAATCAAGTGGACACTCGCCATCGTCAGCGTGGTCGCTGCCCTTCTCTGCGGCGTCGCGTGCGGCGCAAGCGGTCCGGTCCCGGGCAACGGGCCGTGGCTGCAGTACCGTGAGCCGCATCTGGGCGGATTCGACGCCGACAAACTCGCGGCCGTGCGCGCGCAGGCCGACGAGGCAGGCTCCGGCGCGCTGCTCATCGTACGCAAGGGGCTCGTCGTCGAGGCCTGGGGCGACATCGAACGCAAGTTCAAGTGTCACTCCGTTCGCAAGAGCTTGCTGTCGGCACTCTACGGCGCCGCGGTTGCCAGGGGCGAGATCGATCTCGCGGCAACACTCGGCGGGCTGGGCATCGACGACGTCCATCCATTGACGGACCTGGAGAAGACTGCCACGGTCGAGCAGTTGCTGCAGGGCCGCTCCGGGGTCTATCACTCGGCCGCGAAGGAACCGCGTTCGATGAAGAAGGGCCGGCCGGCTCGCGGCAGCGCCAAACCCGGCGAGCGCTTCTGGTACAACAACTGGGACTTCAACACGGCCGGGCATGTCTTCGAGCAGGCCACGGGACGCGGCATCTTCGAGGCGTTCGACCAGGACCTCGCGACGCCGCTGGGCATGGAAGATTTCGAGATCGGCGACACCTTTTACCAGTTCGAGCGCGGATCTTCCCGGGTGCCGGCCTACGCGTTTCGGCTCAGTGCCCGGGACGCCGCTCGCCTCGGGCTGCTCTATCTGCGTGACGGCAAATGGGACGGTCGCGACCTGGTTCCTACCGACTGGATCGAGCGTAGCCTGAAGCCGCACTCGGACCTGGGCGGCGGCCGCAGCTATGGCTACATGTGGTGGGTCTATGGCCCCGGCACGATCGCCTCGCAACCGGAGCTGACCGCCTACGCCGCCAGCGGCACCGGCGGGCAGTTGATCGCGCTGGTGCCGGACCTCGATCTGGTGGTGGTGCATCGCGGGGACACCGATTTCTCGCGCGGCGTCGGCGGGAGTAAGGTCTGGTCGCTGGTGAGCGGCATCGTCGACTCCATCGACGGGCCGGCGCGCCTGAGCAAGAAGCTGGAACCGGTGGAGACCAAACCGTTCGCCAAAAGACTCCCCGAGCTGAACTTCCCGGAGATCGTCGCGCTACCCGTTTCGACGCTCGATCGATACGTCGGAAATTACCGCATATCTCCCGAGATCACCGTGAAGGTATGGCGGATCGACGACGTCCTTGTCGGCCGGATGACGGGCACCGGCGAGACCGACCTGTTCGCCATCGGCGAGACGGAGTTCTGGGGCAAGGCCGCAGGCGCGCGGGTGCGCTTCGAGCTGGACGGAGAACAGCAGGTAACGGGAGCCACACTG from bacterium encodes:
- a CDS encoding response regulator transcription factor, which codes for MSAHTDRAIEAYAHGVLDFVAKPVRRARLQQALERFDAASVPDRPGPTRRLSVRSRAGYETIPLDRLRRIQAAGKYSTLHLLDGLERTHDKTLERLDALLPPEFMRVHRSHIVRLELVLRLVVQGGGHYQLELSGGETVPVGRTYYNQVRDRLGHGSA
- a CDS encoding serine hydrolase; this encodes MRTRIKWTLAIVSVVAALLCGVACGASGPVPGNGPWLQYREPHLGGFDADKLAAVRAQADEAGSGALLIVRKGLVVEAWGDIERKFKCHSVRKSLLSALYGAAVARGEIDLAATLGGLGIDDVHPLTDLEKTATVEQLLQGRSGVYHSAAKEPRSMKKGRPARGSAKPGERFWYNNWDFNTAGHVFEQATGRGIFEAFDQDLATPLGMEDFEIGDTFYQFERGSSRVPAYAFRLSARDAARLGLLYLRDGKWDGRDLVPTDWIERSLKPHSDLGGGRSYGYMWWVYGPGTIASQPELTAYAASGTGGQLIALVPDLDLVVVHRGDTDFSRGVGGSKVWSLVSGIVDSIDGPARLSKKLEPVETKPFAKRLPELNFPEIVALPVSTLDRYVGNYRISPEITVKVWRIDDVLVGRMTGTGETDLFAIGETEFWGKAAGARVRFELDGEQQVTGATLWYRGQEMHALRIRDDGP